The window CCTATCACTTTGATCAGAgtcttctctcccaaaactcCCAAAGAGGTTCGTTCATCTTTTTATGTGAATATgcatttttacaaaattatggCAATTAATACAGTTTGATTGTTGTGTTTCTAGGAGAGAAAAGTGGAATGTTGCGACGTGGAATATGATGGTGGAGATGTGGCAACCATGAGGCTTAGAGATTGTAGATAATCAAAGACGTTTCAAACCCCAAATGcataatgtcttttttttttatatatgcttTGTGAAAATAGCATAGGTTTTGCATGGAATCATCGAAACAATTGCGAATTAAGACACATGTAGTTTCGTATAACATTAAGTCAGAAAGCAGATCACgttctttcttctgcttctaACTCATCAATGAGATTTCTGTATCCCTATGAGACGCGCATAATCCACCCATCTGGAATCAACAACAATAAAACAAAGAACATGTGAGTGAGTAAAAATTTGCTAGGACAGGGAGCAAGAACCAAGGCTTGGTGTGCTTACAATAGAGAGCCCAGGAATGTGTTGCCAGTTCTAACAGCGAAACACATAGCACTGAGCGCAAGTTTGTGTTGGTGTAGCATTGGCTCCAGGAAACGTTGTTCTACCACACCAGCTACTACTTGGTACCTGTTTTAATTGCAAAAACATACCTCATCACTCTTATCCAATCTAAAATGCTAAAACTGCAGTATGTTTgttagaaaaaagaaaacacagaCAGTACCTTAGGTTGGCAGAAACCGCCATATAGACACCATATGCAACGCTTGTGGAGACTATTGGAACAGTCTCGACTTCACCTTCAGAAGTCTTGTCCACGGCTCCTTTTGCTTTTATAAATGCGTTTGTAACAGCAGTACCAACCTAACCAATTACACAGATTCGTTAAGTCAAAACAAGTGTAGAGACAAAATGTGATTTAGATGTATGTTTTGACTCACCAGCGATGATGTAGTGCCAACGGCAAACAGCTTAGCCCCATTGCGCTGcacaacacacacacaaacgatatatattaattatccaGAAACTATCAGCccttaaataaaacaaattattacgTGTAACTGAGATCAACAGTGGAgtaaaattgacaaaaaaaaaaaggaacactACACACCGCTATAGCACCTAGCCTTTGCAAGAGAGAGTAAGAGGTTCCGGAGATAGCAATCTGCAGGAAACATGTTGGATGATTAGACGAGAGCAAGCTTTTCGAATCTTATACTGTATGTTCTaagcaatattttttaaatgataccTGGAAGGCATTATCAGGGCAGTTGTGGAAAAACTTGGATATGCCACCAGCAGTAAGTGCGAGAGGTGGTCTAAGAGACACGGTTGGAGCAGGTAGATAAACTAACATGAAATCCGCAATGATAGCCATCAccttaattaaaacaaaggaaaaaaaaaacaaaaatgacactccatttatccaaaaaaaatatctagATCCAATACAATACAGAAGAAGATCGCAATGAACACACAAAAGACAAAACTTATGAGTATCTACTTGCTATATAGTTGAAAGAGCTTTAACTTACAAAGTGACACAGCAGAAAAGGTTGACCCATAAttcatcataatttttttttttttttaaacgaagaTATAAAAGGTTGAAAACAAATGAGACTATTGTACAGTTCAATATTTGGTTCTCACCTCAAAGACAAAGCAAATCTCAACTGTTTTGTCAAAGTCaagcaaaaaataaaactaatggAGTAATGGTGAAAAATGGGAGACCCCATCACAACAAGTCACAACCACAAACTACACAACCTTTCGTCTACCTGAACGGGCCATCTAAAAGAGTATTCATCTCTCCTACCATCTAACAATTTCAGAAATTCCTAATAGTGAAATTTCAAGACCATTCATGAGATCTAACAGAAACACTTAAGACAAAAGATCACCACATAGGCCTGCCTGCAGAAGCTACACCAAAAGAGGCAAGAGAAAGATGAGTTACCACATCGGCAAAGACAACTTCAAGTTCATTGAAGAAGTTCTCTCTACGCCGTTCATACTCAGCCGCAGTctgtaaacacacaaaaaaaatcaaaaatacaaatattagcCAAACTAGCAGATTTTCACAATTTATTCGAATTGGTTAACATTGTCATGAAAGATTACTACcaaattaaaacaaacgctAAGAAACCACTAAAAGTTCCAAACTTTGTTATGGATAAGAAAGCAAAAACCTTAGTGAAGACACCAACACCACACTCCATGGCGAGTTTAGCCAAGAAGAGATCGTCAGCCAACAACCTCTCCCTAAACCCAGCAAACTGCATCAGCCACCTCATCACAGCCGACCTCTGAAGCTCCAAGAACCTCGTGATAACCGAACCAGGAATCCGACCAGACTCAATAGCAGCCGCTAGATCCTTGGGAAGACTCTCCAACTCAGTCCCAGACTCCGCCAATAGCATCATCGCCTCGCTCCTGTTCCTATCCCTATCCTCACCACTACCACCGTCTCCATCGCCgcttccaccaccaccatcccctccgttgttgttgttgttgttgtcagaGCCGCCGTTGTCGATAGAGGCGGAGAAAACAGGGGAAATAGTGAGGCGGCGGTGGAAAGAGATGGACTTTGCGGAGATAACGCCggtgaaggaggaggaggaagggaGTCTAGGAGAGAAAGCGAGGTGGGGACGTGTGAGATTGGATTCAGAGATTGGAACAGTGAAGAAACATGAGGTCATTGCCATTGATGCGActcctccctctctctctctctgttaaaGTCGTCTCCTTTAGTTCAGGGGAGGCGGTAGATAGATTGAGAGCAGTGGAGAGAATCAGCGGAAAGGAAGATTCTTTCTTTTGAGGGTTTTTGTTTGGTGGGGCCTCACTAAAGATTCCAACTAGCGCGTGCTTTTCACGGTGGATTCTCATCTAATTATCTGATCATGTCTAAAGAGAGATACAAAAAAGACAAGAAACTTCAGTTCTGTAATAACAGTGTCGGCTCAACGATTCAACAAATgtaatttatgaaaaaaaaaagaatataaacaaagACCTAGTGACTATTCCCCTGTCTCTCGTCTCCGAATCTCTAATAACTAACATAACTCGTCTCTCTTTGTACATTGTAATATGAGACTCTGACAAGAACAACTAAGCAAACACACAACATCTAAAAGCCAAGAATGATTTGCCAGCTTGTCTCTCTTTCTCATAGATTTGGCAGACTATCATTAGAGTCTGTTTCAACTGGTTCAGGGCCTGGTGAGTTGGTTGCCGAAcccttttctctttctctctcagcTGCTGCTTCAGCCTCAGTTTTCTTGGCAAACCGGCCTCCACTAGCCCTTGCCCTTTTCATTGCATGCTTGTGTCTTGACTCATGAAGATATGGCTGTCACATAAAGACGCCACAAGTTAAACCGAGGTACAAAGGAAACTTTATAGACTTTACATAACAGTTGGACCTTCACTCATTAATGACTACCTTTCTGTTGATAAGTTTTCTTTCTAGCTCGGCCTTGGCGCGTGCTTTTCTCCGCCTTAGAATTCCGTGGTACTGTTTCGCATTCACATAAACAGGCTCTTGTGTCATGTCAAGCGGTAGTGCTGTTCTTTCACCAGGCATTCCAGGATATGGACGAAACCCTTGCTTCAACAAATGTAACAAACAGAGTCATATGATCGAAATCACTCAAGACTCATCAGACCCTGAGAATTAGCAAGATTTGTTTAAGGATCACTAAAGAGGGTTTCAAGAACATATCACTGACTCTAACAAGCATAACTTCTGAAACCAGAATCATCCCAGACAGCAAACAAAAGCACCACAAAGGGTGATTAGTGGCAAGAACACACATAAACACTGCACCATAAGTAACTATTGTAAAGATTGAGAGAGGTTTAGACAAGATACCAATTGCTGATGTCCATATGCTCCCACCATTCCCCCATAATATGGATCCTGATATGGATTTGGGACACAAGCCTGCAAATACAGATTGAGTACATCATACATATTAAACAGCTCAAAAACTGAAACAAGACTAAGAGGAAAGCACATACAATGTAGTGTCCAACAAGCTCTGGTGGTTGTACAAGTTGCTGCTGATCATGCACGTTACCCACAGAAGCAGCAGGATCATTCCCTTCCACTCCATGGTTATCTACTGAAATTAATGAGAGACGCTATTATATAGAGAGCATGAGTAACCATTTAATAAGTTACTGTAATCAACACGCATCCCAAGAGATCAGGCATCAAAACGATACTGCATTAGAAGAATGACTATGTCTACTCACAAAAACCAAGAAGATAAGACAAACCTGAAGGGGACGAAGTAGCAGCTTGTGTATCCTTCCAAGCGCCATCGTCTCCAGACGCTGAGTGAACATCGTTTGATTCTAAAGAGGAGGACTTTGAAAGAACCACAGAAGGTATCTCTTGAGGAACGACACCAAAAGAGTTATTTTTTTTCCACCATGGCTCCTCTGCATACATCATTGGCTGCTCACCAGAATGGTGATTGACTTCCACTTCATTCCCACTTCCCTTGGATTGCATCTCTTCAAAACAACACTAGTTAACAACCAATTCAAAACCGAATCAAAGAAAGTAAATTTCATCAATTTAAAAGAGTAAGCTTTTGTGTTATCAAGCATTGCACAAACAAAAAGGTGAAAACTTCAACAACTCAAAACTAACATAAGCGGACTCTTATTATTAATAATGTTCAAGCAATCGTTTGATGGCACGTGTCTCTGTTTAATTTTCTGAATCTTCATATTCAgagataaaattcaaaaaaatacacaaaGTAAAGAAGACAAAAGCAGCATACCCAGAGGATATTCACGAGGGAGTTTTTTGCAATCGTCTTCGTGTTCCTATGATGATGACTTAAAGACCCCTGAAGTTATGTAATCGATGGAGCTCAGAGtgagacaaaacaaaaagaatcagAATTTGAAAAGAGCCAGAGAAGAATTTGGAGAAGAGAGACGAATACGATTGGGCAgaagaaaccctaatttttggggatttttgtttttcaaaattgttttttctttgtatttttgagtaagtgaagaagaaaaaaaaagaatgtgattttttttttgtctcgtGGCGCCCTATAAAAGATGCCAGCGCGCGCAGATTTGGGACGTTATCATCGTATGTCATTTTCGTAATTTATTTGAGAAATGTGGGTCCAAGTGACACGCAATTGATCGGCTGGGACGTGTGACACGTGGAAAATGTGGGGGCCACAATTTTCATTTTTGGAAAAtacgaaaattattttgttcttttttattcttttcacAAGGCATATGTATGATATTTGTCAAATTAAAGAGGATGAAGTCAAcaaaagaactctctctctctcaactctCTCCACTAAAAGCTTGAAACCCTAACTCCGGTCCGGCGCTCGCCGGTACCGGAGGTCGTCCTTCTCAACCCTTCCTCCTTTTCCTTTTGCTTTTCCTTTCTTCTGTTTGACTTCTCCATGGCCGATATGCATGTTGTTCTGAGTCTGTCGGTGCTGCGTCGAGTTTCAATCGAACAAAGACGGGTTCAATCGGTGTTTTTTGGAAGAACGGCGAGGCTACGGAGCAACAGAGGTGGAAAGGTCGGCTTTTAGGGCTGGATTGAGAACCAGATCTGGGTTTTCCTTTTTCCAGATCTAGGGCTTCTCTTCCTCGGCGGCGGCGCGTGACTCAGTGGGGAGCATCTTCCGCCTCGTGCGACGGTGAGAGGCCGGAGGATCGACGTGACGGCAGCTGAAGATGGTCATGTTTCTCGGTTCTCGGGAACAGCGTGACGCAGAGCCTTGTTTTGTCAGAGTGGTCAGCTGATGAAGCGAGTTCTGTAGCTGGTTCGCGGTGAGGCTCAGCTTCCCAGTGTCGGCGGCGGTTCCTCCACCTTGTCGACAGCGGAGCCCACACCATTGGAAGCTTGAATACTGTACCAGTTTCGATGCTTCCGCCAAGGCCCGACTTTTATTTTCCCCAGCACGGATTGTTTCCGTTGGCTGGCGATGGAGTGAGGCATGGTCGCTGGTGAAGctactccggtcaagaatgcaTCGCTTCGGTGTTGAGGTGTTGGTCCaagtactgaactcatatctcTTGGTGACTGGCACTTGGTTTTATTAGGTTAATCTTGATTAGGAATAGCTAATATCCGGGCTTATGTTTTTCACTGGTGTGGTAGAATGTTAGGGGTTGAAGAGACAGCTCTTTGTCTGTGACAGAGCTTGTTCTCACTGGGTTTAATTACATCAAAGTATAAAATTCGGTAGTCTATGATCCAATCTAGTGATCTTTTGATGGTACTGAATCACTTTGTATGTAAAAGTGGTTGAAATCCTTGTGGTTAAAAATCATGTAATCCCCTAATTGGTAAATGAAAAGTTGatgttgagccaaaaaaaaaaaaaaaaagaggatgaAGTCAATCGTATTGTCTGCAAATATGTATCTAATTCACTGAAACAAATACAAATCAATCATAAACATAGGTCTACGTAGTTGACAGGCCGATATACAGCCATGTTCTAAGGAGTATACGTAGTACATGATCTACATAGCAAATGAGTCTATTGGAATGGGTTTTACTTTTCAAGCCCAAACGAGCATGATTTTTATATCACACATAGTGCCCTGTTACAAATTCTCTTCAAGTTTAACAATTTCAGCTcaaaagttttgttttcttatgttttttttttgtaacctattttcttattttacgtTATATCTTTCGTTTCTCATAGAGAAAAAATAACTACAAATGTATGtgtttatttcatattttattgaGGGATATATAGTTTCCATTGACTAATCATTACACTTGGCACGTCAAGCCCTTGTACGAGACAATTATTCGAAATACAAAAGACTCTCTAACTTTTCAATGTCTATGTATATATCAGTATTTGCATTTATGTGTGGCTATGAATCTCTCGAGTATAATTCcgcaacagaaaaaaaaatgacgTGAACAAAAAATCATGTGCTTTGTTTGAAGTTGAAGTGAAACGAAGGAACCTCAGTGCTCATCAACTGGTCAAGGTCCCAATATTCTTCCACTCTCATACTCTCTGCAGGTACGTTTCCAGCTCCATTAGTTTTCATCTCGGCTACGTGGCTGTTAATATCTGCCTTGTACCAATCACCTTCTTGACACTCCAAAGGTGGAAAGTAGAGTTCCCCTTGTAGCCCTGTGTTTACTCCATATAAACCATCTACATAAGGGGTAAAATCGTCAATACAAGGGTGGCTGATCATGTGTGGTGCTGGGAATGGATTGTTGTTGGTTATTGGTGTGTTGGTGAAAGAGGGGTTGATGAATCCTTGTTCCTGTAAGGACATGAAGCTTCCTATAATGTCTTTAAGCTCCAAAGAAGATGTGGTATTATTAGACAAATCACTTGTGTCCGGTGATGAGGATGAATTGTTGACGAGGTTGGATGTATCGGACATCTTCTTTAGCCTTTTCTTTATTGTTGAGTTCCAAAAGTTCTTGATCTCGTTGTCCGTCCGACCAGGCAACCGTGCTGCAATCTGAGACCACCTATGAAacccaagaagaagaaagagaggacAGTAGTTTAATGGGACGTACGATGCTATGTAAAATTGATACATGCACGGTTTGCATGGGAATTAGAAACAGATCTAAAGTAcatgaaaagtgaaaacaaagcACTACCACTACTAAAAATCACACAATAACTATATATAGTTTTAGAACTTTTACTTTTTCTTCAAACAAAGTGTCGTTGACATAGGTTTTGACAACAATGGAATTTATCTCTATTTAAAATTAACTAATAAGtataaaagataaacattaTAAGTCCAGGAGTCAATTAGTTTATATATGcacaataaaatcaaataaagttTTTGTATGTATAAAATGGTTGAAAATTTAGCAGAAGTATACagtataaaatatacaaaaatttatgTCATGTCCAACgttaaacataaattttaaaatgtatcttTAGAGAAAGTGACAGTAAAATAAAAAACCTTATAAATGTATAAATAGAAAATGAAGGTTGGAAGTAAAACcctaaagaagagaagaagaggtgCTAAAGAGAAGTCCCTTTCATTAAaaaccaagttttttttttataagaagcATTCTTAAGTCTTAGCACCCACGATTAACCAACTTTGACTACTCACATACTGACATAATTACATGTAATGTACTCATTCCTAGTTTGGTTTTTGCGTCTATTTTCTAATGTTACTATTATTATGTCAACTTTCAATTGGGTCAATTTTCTTCACAAACAATCATTCATCCCTTTGAACAACAGTTATTGTGCCAATGAAATTTCAAACCAAACTCTATCTTCATCATGAAGTTCGATTATACATTTCTACGATCTATAGAGATCATGTATCTTATATAGTCATATTCACAGGTGAGCAGTATACACATTGTTTATGTATATAACCGAACTTCACGCTGTATTTAATTGGCTTTCTATGCGATTTTActattccccccccccccccccccccccggcaaaaaaaaagttagacaATCTAAAACAAGATTCACCTGAAAAATAATAGTATGCTTGAAGAATTTTATCCACCATGGTTagcttattaatttatttaattgtcAACAAACCAAAACGACGGTGAAAATATAAACCTGTTGCCGAGAATGGAATGAAAACGAATAATGAGTTCCTCTTCTTGAGGAGAGAAAGCACCACGCTTGAGGTCAGGACGAAGATAGTTGATCCAACGAAGACGGCAGCTCTTGCCACATCGTTGAAGGCCTGCGTTTTTGGCTACATCGCTCCAACATCCTTGCCCACTGCTTATCATATATTGCATCAGCCTTGAGTCTTCCTCTGGAGACCATAAtcccttcttcatcttctttactTGATGAGTGGCTGAACTTCCTACCTCTGGTTTCCTCATTCTTGTTGAGTTAATTGTTCTCTTAATCTTTCTCAAGGCTCAGTTTATTGACGTGAACAAGTGaagtttgtttttataataGAGAGAGGAAATAGAGAAGACTTGATGAAGggagaatgatgatgatgatgaaaggGATGGTTGTATGGTTTGCTTACAATTCTGGGAAGAAAAAACATTACACCaattttcttcttcctccttttcaatatttattccttattttaaacattgatatatatatatatatattatactattatataatatatagtgtGTTGCTTTGTTTTAAAACTTAACGAACCCAGGCtctttttcaaattatttatacattttgagtcGATACAAATATTGTTTGTTGTAAATAAAATACACCAACAACAAATGTATGTTTGTAATTTCACCAAGTGAAGAAACGTTAGTTGATCGGTCATGGACGAAAACGGTTTTGAGAGAGACCCAAAATACAAACATCAAGACGAAAAGAAGAAGTGATCTTcacttgttcttttttttttaatatattaaccaTTTCCATTAGTTTCTTCATTTACAAGGTACATATTACAGACATGTCTAACTCGTTAACCTTacgtgtgtatatataatactatataacattaatatatattcatccATCAGagcataatatattttctattcaaGATGTCTTCATTGTCTTCATTTTCAAGGTAAGCAAATGTTACGTTATTTCAGTAAATTGTTTACGTATATAAGCATATTTTGATTTGTAATAAGTCGACGAGTGTCGTAACCCttttagggcctgactggttcaaacgcagcggttgcggttgcggttgcgggagtttgtggatgcgggcggttgcggtttctagcggttttaagagatttgtacgactggtactgcggttaaaaattgatgtgtttgcgggtgacttatgactggttaactacctaatgtggtaacagtcaaataataaattaacaatatttacatttaatataattataaaaaatatcaaaaatcataaaattatataaatataaaatttatatttagaaagctataattttaatttttgaaaatttattgaaattgtttttattgtaaaattttataatattaattaaaatataatagatatattttaatattttcataatttcaattttaaagtttttattaaatatttttacttttgtatatatattgttttaaaaaaaaagaaattttttttaccctcccgcaaccgcccgcaaccgcaaacgctagctggagccagcttttgaatttataagattcggagcggtttgaagcggtttgaaacggtttagagcgatttgagtgattgttgcaaaccgccgacaaccgctaccaaccgcaaaagctgcgtttgcgggtggtagcgggaaaaccaatcgccccttagtttgttttataataGGCTTAGCCGAACAAAAGTTTTGCTTCGGCTTCACACAACCACCTCTCGCGCACCAACACGTATACTTGAAGAAATCGAATTATTGTTATGGAGAAAATATTATTACCTTTATccatatttttatcttttcgTTGATatgccgacaaaaaaaaaaaatctttttttattgatataaaCGTGGGTCAAAATCGCTCACCTCTCGATTTACACTCATATATACATGAGTTATAGGCCGACAAAAAAATGTACATATGATTTATTAGTATTAATATCTTTTGTCTTCCATACGGAAATAATATACATAACTTTTATACAATCATAAATAAATCATtcacatataaattatataaaagaagTTAGAATACTGAATCTTGAACATGATTTCTAATGGAGAAGGCCAAAGTCTTAGGGAAGATATTCGGTTTTTTCAAATTGCTACTTCTTAAGCGACAGGAATGCAGATTAAACATaattcttattaaaaaaaatagatattatagTAGTATATTAactaaacttcaaatatagcaCTCCTAAAATGAAATGTATAAAATAACTTTATGCAGACGTCTCCTAACACTAACCCTAAACTGAAGCGTTAGTGTGACTCTAAACACAGAAAACACATAAAATAATCgcataaaaataacaatacaGTAGTGTGAGGTTAATCACTGTGTACAA of the Brassica rapa cultivar Chiifu-401-42 chromosome A03, CAAS_Brap_v3.01, whole genome shotgun sequence genome contains:
- the LOC103855983 gene encoding transcription factor MYB46 is translated as MRKPEVGSSATHQVKKMKKGLWSPEEDSRLMQYMISSGQGCWSDVAKNAGLQRCGKSCRLRWINYLRPDLKRGAFSPQEEELIIRFHSILGNRWSQIAARLPGRTDNEIKNFWNSTIKKRLKKMSDTSNLVNNSSSSPDTSDLSNNTTSSLELKDIIGSFMSLQEQGFINPSFTNTPITNNNPFPAPHMISHPCIDDFTPYVDGLYGVNTGLQGELYFPPLECQEGDWYKADINSHVAEMKTNGAGNVPAESMRVEEYWDLDQLMSTEVPSFHFNFKQST